Proteins encoded within one genomic window of Gigantopelta aegis isolate Gae_Host chromosome 2, Gae_host_genome, whole genome shotgun sequence:
- the LOC121384264 gene encoding growth arrest-specific protein 1-like, whose product MRLWEVWLVAMSMHLSSSLGTDLASSFCDVTRIHCLSRTGCNMALKNFFVGCSDVIYGKVNSCTVECKHALLSLLSTEDQTGISFINCNCSGEEFCETRKKRVEICTADVLSSMNSLDDHDAVVSCSLAKWICEADTSCLTALEYYARHCIKLLIGNKCTLRCNNSLSILYRQPNSRKLQTCRCDGSEDYDCQTLKDNTERLCFHRDVPRSSVSSGSGEHATSRRHDQNASNRSSSSSRRKDFGTFSGTRSHVKNLRLSWRRQKRRRARHLNKLLHKKRGRRRKRHKNKRLMRAKKHKKRKFLKRNKLSSMAGKSS is encoded by the exons ATGCGCCTATGGGAGGTATGGCTGGTTGCAATGTCCATGCACCTATCTTCCAGTCTGGGAACCGATTTGGCCTCCAGTTTCTGCGACGTCACCCGAATCCACTGTCTCTCGAGAACGGGCTGCAACATGGCTCTCAAGAACTTTTTTGTCGGCTGCAGTGATGTCATCTACGGCAAAGTGAACTCGTGCACGGTGGAATGCAAGCACGCTCTTCTGTCCCTGCTCTCCACCGAGGACCAGACGGGCATCTCGTTCATCAACTGTAACTGCAGCGGAGAGGAGTTCTGCGAGACTCGGAAGAAGCGAGTGGAGATCTGCACCGCAGACGTGCTCAGCTCCATGAACAGTCTGGACGATCACGACGCCGTGGTCAGCTGCTCTCTGGCCAAGTGGATCTGCGAGGCGGACACGTCGTGCCTGACGGCGCTCGAGTACTACGCCAGACACTGCATAAAGCTGCTCATCGGCAACAAGTGCACCTTGCGCTGCAACAACAGCCTGTCGATCCTGTACCGCCAGCCCAACTCCAGGAAGCTGCAGACGTGCAGGTGCGACGGCAGCGAGGACTACGACTGCCAGACTCTGAAGGACAACACGGAACGGCTCTGCTTTCACCGCGACGTTCCGCGTTCGTCGGTGTCGTCTGGTTCAGGTGAGCACGCGACGAGCAGACGACACGACCAGAACGCCAGCAAtaggagcagcagcagcagcaggcgAAAAGACTTTGGAACATTCTCAG GGACAAGAAGCCACGTGAAAAACCTGAGATTGTCATGGAGGAGACAGAAACGACGAAGGGCGAGACACCTGAACAAGCTGTTGCACAAGAAGAGAGGGCGACGGAGGAAAagacacaaaaacaaaagattAATGAGAGCGAAAAAACATAAAAAGCGGAAATTCCTGAAACGAAACAAATTATCATCTATGGCTGGCAAAAGTTCATGA